ACCCCCGCACCGGAAAAGCGAGCCCCGATCACGAGGGGACGCCCCGCCTCTTCGCGCCCGACAGCTACAACCCGGTCGCGAAGGGCGCGGGCCGGTTCTACTTCCCGGACGGCAAGGCGCGCTTCAACGTCGCCGACTACCGGACGCCCGCCGACGACGTCGACGAGGCCTATCCGCTCTTCTTGACCACCGGCCGCGTCGTGAGCCAGTTCCTCTCCGGCACCCAGACGCGGCGCATCGGCCCGCTCGTGAGCCAGTACCCGGAGCCGCGCATCGAGCTCCACCCGCGCCTCGCGCAGAAGCTCGGGATCGCCGACGGCGAATGGACGACGTGCGAGACGCGGCGCGGCACGATCACGCTGAAGGCGATGGTCGTGACGACGATCCGCCCCGACACGATCTTCATCCCCTACCACTGGGCCGGCGAGAAGAGCGCCAACCGCCTGACCGTCGCGGCGCAGGACCCGATCAGCAAGATCCCTCAGTACAAGGTCTGCGCCTGCCGCGTCCGCAAGGCGGACGGCGCGCCGTCGTACGCGTCGGTGCTGGAGCCGCAGCAATGACCGTCCACCAGCCGCTCGAGTTCTTCGTCGATCCCAGCCGCTGCATCGGCTGCCAGTCGTGCGTGCAAGCGTGCAGCGAGTGCGACACCCATCGCGGCGAGTCGATGATCCACCTCGAGTTCATCGATCGCGGGCACAGCGTGCAGACGGTGCCGATGGTCTGCATGCACTGCGAGCAGCCGACCTGCGCCGAGGTCTGCCCCGCCGACGCGATCAAGCGGACCGCCGACGGCGTCGTCCAGAGCGCGCGGAAGCCCCGCTGCATCGCGTGCGGGAACTGCGTGATGGCGTGCCCGTTCGGGGTGCCGGAGCTCTACATCGATCGCGCGATCATGATGAAATGCGACATGTGCTACGACCGCACGTCGGTCGGCAAGCGGCCCATGTGCGCGACGGTCTGCCCGAGCCAGGCGCTCTTCTTCGGGACGCGCGAGCAGATCGAGGCGATCCGCCCGCAGTCGATGCCGACGAACCGCTTTCGCTTCGGCGAGCAGGTCATCACGACGCGCGTCAGCGTGATGGTCCCGCGCGCGCCGGCGCCGGCCCCGCTCCTCGACGTGACGGCGGCGATGGACGAGCGGCCCGCGAACCGAACGGTGCGCTTGAACGTCATCGGCGCGATCGATCCGCTCCCGGATCCCTTCGCCGAGGTGGAGGTCTGACGATGGCGAACGACGGCACCCGCGACGACGCCGAGGCCCAACCGGAGTGGCGCAAGGACTTCCCGATCGACGTCCCGGCCGACCAGTACGTCGCGCGCCGCGACTTCGCGAAGTTCCTCGTCCTGACCAGCGCCGCGTTCGTCGCCGGCCAGGGATGGATCGCGGCACAGGACCTCGTCCGCAAGAACCGCGCGACGGCGGCGCGCGCGAGGATCGGGCTCCTCTCCGAGACGCCGATCGGGACCGCGTCCGTCTTCCGCTACCCGACGCCGCACGATCCCTGCCTCCTCATCCGGCCGGAGAAGGACGTCCTCCTCGCCTACAGCCAGGCGTGCACGCACCTCTCGTGCGCGGTCGTGCCGAAGATCGAGGAGGGGGTCCTCTACTGCCCCTGCCACGCGGGGTACTTCGACCTGAAGACGGGGCGCAACATCGCCGGCCCTCCGCCGCGCCCGCTCCCGCGCATCGTGCTCGCGATCGAAGGCGACGAGATCTTCGCCGTCGGCGTCGACGAGCGGACGGTGTGACGCGATGAAGCGGCAGCTCTCCCGCGCGCAACGGATGCCCGTCATCTACGGGATCATCTGCTTCGTCCTCACCCTCGTCGTCCTCCAGCTCTGGCTCTTGACCGCGACGATGAACGCCTGGCTCGGCGGCGACGACTCCGTCGTCTGGCCCGCGCTCGGCGCGAGCGCGGCCTGCCTCCTCTTGAACCTGGGTCTCCTCCGCTACCTCCGCCGCGAATGACCGCGGACGAGAAGCTCGCGGAGATGCCGCCGGCGTACTTCGCCGTCGCGATGGCGACCGGCATCGTGTCGATCGCGGCCCAGCTCCTCGGGTTGCGGACGATCGCGATCGCGCTCTACGCGCTGAACGTCGCCTTCTACGCCGCGCTGTGGCTCCTGCTCCTCCTCCGCGTCCTCCGCCATCGCGCTCGCGTCCGCGCCGATCTCCTTCATCACGGCCGCTGCATGGGGTTCTTCACCACCGTCGCGGCGACGTGCGTGATCGGCTCGCAGTCGCTCGTCGTCGCCGGCCTCGCCGGCGTCGCGCTCGTCGCGTGGGGCGTCGCGATCGCGCTCTGGGTCCTCGTCACGTACACGATCATCACCGTCCTCACGGTGAAGGAGGACAAACCCGCGCTCGCGGAGGGCATCAACGGCGCGTGGCTCTTGCCGGCGGTGGCGTCGCACGCCGTCGCGGTCCTCGGCGCCCAGCTCGCGCCGCGGCTCTCGCCCTACGCGCCGCACGCGCTCTTCTTCGCGCTCGTGACGTGGCTCGGCGGGTCGATGCTCTACGTCTGGATCATCTCCCTCATCTTCTATCGCTACACGTTCTTCACCCTTCGCCCGAACGACCTCGCGCCGCCGTACTGGATCAACATGGGCGCGGCCGCGATCGCGACGCTCGCCGGCGCGACGCTGATCGGCGCCGCCGAGCACTCGCCCGTCCTCGGTCAGATCCTGCCGTTCGTGCGCGGCTTCACCCTCTTCTGGTGGGCGACCGCGACGTGGTGGATCCCGATGCTCGTCATCCTCGGCGTCTGGCGCCACGTCTACAAGAAGTTCCCCCTCCGCTACGACCCGCTCTACTGGGGCGCGGTCTTCCCGCTCGGCATGTACACCGCGTGCACGGTGCGCCTCTCGCAAGCGGTCGACGCGCCGTTCCTCCTCGCGATCGCGCGGCCGTTCGTGGTGGTGGCCCTCGCGGCCTGGGCGCTCACGCTGGTCGGGATGCTCCGCGCGATCAGGGCGCGAACGTGACCTCGGTCGCGTTGACGGTGTTGCCCGCGCCGTTCAGCGTGAACGACATCGACGGGATGCCGGAGGCGGCCTGGCAGTCGATGACGCCGCTGCCCGCGATCGGGAGCTTCACCTGCGTGTAGGGACCGTTCGGCTGGACCATCTGCTTGGTGGGCGCGAGGGCGAAGCTCGCCCAGTTGATCGCGATCGTGGCCTCCTTCGGCGCGCCGCCGAAGAGCGCCAGGTGCACGTGGCCGTAGCTCGGGGTCGCTCCGCACGTGCCGCCGAAGAACCCACCGCGGACGAAGACGTCGGTGCTCGTCGACGACGGCGGGCTCCACGTGCCCTCGCCCTTGTACGACTTCGGGCTCAGCGTCTTCGACTGGAGCAGGTTGTTGCTCTCGCCGTAGACGTTCACCTTCGCGGTGCCCAGCGCCGCCTTGCAGTTGAGCGCCTTGCCCGTCACCGTGAAGCCCTTCGCCCCCGCCTTCGCCGGGACGTTCACCGTCGTCGCGTCGGTCTGCCCGCCGTAGACGAGCTCCACCTTCCCGTTCCACGCGTTCGTGAGCGAGTTGTTCGTGACGGTCACGCGCGCGACGAGCGGCTTCCCGCACCCGACGTCGGTCGGCTGGACCGCCACCGACGTCTGGAGGGCGGAGACGACCGGCGCTCGCGCCGTCGGCGACAGCGAGGGGGCTTTGCTGTCGGCAGGCGCCGCGTGCGCGGCGGAGGCGAGTGCGACACCAACGAGACCGGAGAGGATGGCGAAGCGCTTCATGGGGTTTGTCATAGACGAACGAGCCCGGTTTGTCGTCGTCACCTCAACGGACGACAAACCGCTCACTTCTGGCGCGCGCGCACGAGGCGGAAGTAGCGGAGCGCGAGGCCCGACGCCTTCGCCGCCTGGCCCACGTTGCCGTTGTGGCGCGCGAGCACGGCGGCGACGTAGCGGCGCTCGAACTCCTCGAGCGACATGCGCCGCGCGATCGGGAACGGGATGTCCTCCGCGACGAGCGAGTCGAGCCAGTCGCCGCCGCCGCCTTGGACCGCCGCGACCGACCGCGACGCGGCGGGCGGCGCGCGGACCGGCATCTCGATGTCGGCGCCGAGCGCGACGTAGCGCGCGACGAGGTTCCGGAGCTCGCGCACGTTGCCGGGCCACGTGTAGTCGGCGAAGCGCGAGAGGATCTCGGCGACGAGCGAAGGATCGCCGCTCATCTCCTTGACGAACTGCTTCACGAGCAGCGGCACGTCGCCGTGGCGATCGCGGAGCGGCGGGAGCTCGACCCGCGCGACGGCGAGGCGATGGAACAGGTCGTCGCGGAAGCGGCCCGCGGCGACCTCCTTGTCGAGATCGCGGCGCGTCGCGGAGAGGACGCGGACGTCGACCTTGATCGTCTGGCGCCCGCCGACGCGGCGGAGCTCGCCGCGATCGATCAGGCGGAGGAGCTTCGCCTGGAGCGGGAGATCGAGGTCGCCGATCTCGTCGATGAGGAGCGTGCCGCCGTCGGCCTCCTCGAAGACGCCGGCGCGATCGCGCTCGGCGCCGGTGAACGCGCCGCGGACGTGACCGAAGAGCTCCGACTCGATGAGCTGCGACGACACGGTCGTGCAGTCGAAGACGACGAAGGGCCCGCGCGATCCGCCCATCTCGTGGAGCGACTCGGCGAGGACCTCCTTCCCGGTGCCGGTCTCGCCCTCGATGAGGCACGGCACGCGCGCCTTCGCGATGCGCTCGCAGAGCGGGTAGAGCCGCCGCATCGCGGTGCTCGCGCCGAACGTGCGGCCGTAGCGCATCTGGTTGCCGAGGTCGGCCGGCTCGCCGCGGACGCGCATCGTCTCGAGCGCGATCGCGGTGCTGCCGAAGCGGATCGTCTCTCCGCCGCGCACGAACGCAGACGCGATGCGGACGCCGTCGATCGCGGTGCCGTTGGTGGAGCCGAGGTCGTCGAGGCGGAAGCCGCCCTTCTGCGTGGGCTCGAACGCGGCGTGCCGGCGCGAGACGGTGGGATCGCCGAGGCGGATCGCGCAGACCGGGCTCGTGCCGACGAGGATGCGCGACGGCGCGTTCGGATCGAGGTCGAACGACTGCCCGGCGTCGGGTCCTTCGCTCACGGTCGCGCGGAGCCGCTCCACCGGCGCGGAGGCGACGCGATGCGCCTCCGTCGCGATCTGGGTCTCGGGATCGTCGTAGCTGCGCGGCACCCGCTCATCATAGGGCGTCGCTAATTCGAAGGAGCGCCCTTCTGATTCGTGAGCCCGAGGTAGAGGACGACCGCGGTCGCGACGACGCCGGCGATCGCGACGCCGAGGCTGACGTTCGCGATCGTCTGCGACAGCTTCCCCGCGTCCGCCTGCGCTCGGTCCTCGAGCCCGCACTCCTGCGCCGCGCCGCAGCGCGAGTAGAGCTCGCCGTACGTCGCGCGCGAGCTCGAGCCGAAGCCGATGAAGAGGCCGGTGCCGGCGAGGGTCACGCCGCCGGTGACGAGCATCGCGGGCAGCATCCAGCCCGGGAGCTCGCGCGCCGGCTCTTCGCGCGAGGGCGGCGGCGGCGCCGGCGCCGGCGCGATCGGGGCGACCTTGCCTTCGGTGCGGAACTCCATCGCGACGGTGTGGCCGCCGGTGAGGTTGACGGTCTGCCGCTGCTCCGCGCCGGCGTCGTCCTTCACGCTGACCTGAACGGGCCCGGGCTCGTGGTACACGATCGCGTCGCCCTCCTTCGAGAGCGCGACGACCTTCTTGTCGACCATGAGCGTCGCGTCGCCGCTGACGTGGATCTCGAGCCTGCCCAGCGTCGCGCGGACGCGCTCACCCTCGGTCGCGGCCGCCTCCGCCGTCTCGGCGTACTTCGACTCCCCGCGCGCGGCGCGCCGCTTCGCCTCGCCCTCCGCCGACGCGAACGCGGCCGCGGCCTCGGGCCCGCGCCCGAGCTCGCGGAGGCAGCGCGCGATCATGAGCTGCGCGTTCGGGCTGAGGGCGGCGGCGTACGACCGCTCGAACGACCTGAGCGCCTCCGCCCATCGCTTCCCTTTGAAGTGCGCCTGCCCCTCGACGAAGTCGGCGCGCGCCGCCTCGATCGCCTCCGCCGCCGGCTCGCTCTGCGCGGCGGCGGTCCCCGTGATCGCGCACGCCGCGAGGACGATCACGAGCGCGCGGGACGTCCGGAGCATGTCGCTCGGCAAGATACCGCCATTTTGCGCGATGAAGCGCGCGCGTGCCTACTCCCTCAGGCGCGGCCGATGATTCGGGCGACCTTGAGCCAGGTCGTGACACCGTCCAGGATCATCTCCACCGAGAACGTGCCGATGAGGAGCGCCGAGATCCGCCCGACCACCTCGAGGTATCGCTCGGTGAGGCGCGCATTGGTGACCTTCACGCGATCGTGCACGAGCTTCAGCAGAAAGAGGAGGAGCACCGTCGACAGCATCACGATCACGATCACGGCGATGGCTCCGGCGAGCGGCAGGCGCGCGCCGATGACGACGCTCGCGCTCACCGTGCCCGGTCCGATCATGAACGGCAGCGCGATCGAGCCTGCGACGTGCTCCACGGGGCCGCGCAGCTTGCGAATCGTCTGCACGCCCTCGAACACGAAGCGGACCCCGATGATGAGGAAGACGATCCCACCGAACACTTGGAACGACGCAAAGCGGACCTGCAGATAGTCGGAGAAGATGGCGTCGCCGGTCCACGCGAAGAAGCAGAAGGCGCTGCCCGCGATGACGGCCCCGCGCGCGAGGACGCGCACGAAGGTGGCTACACGCAGATCGTGGATGAGATCGAGCAGGTAGACGCTCATCAGGAATGGATTGAGGAGCATGAAGAGGAGGAGGAAAGACTTCGTGTAGGCGCCCATCCAGTGACCCTCGCGGGGATTCGAAATGTCGTTCGCCGCTGGGAGGGAGCGGCGGCGCGTAGTATAGTTGCAGCTCAAACTATGTGCAGGCCTGGTGGCGGTCCTGAAGGTGGGTGGACCGCTCGGCGCGAAGGAGGCGAACGGGCGCGCCTGACGGAGCTGCGGTTGCTGCTATCCTCGCAGGATGAAGCGCGCGGCGATCGTGGGGGCGCTCTCGTGCTTCGCGCTCGTCGTGTCGTGCACCGACGACTTCGACGCCCTCTTCGCGGCAGAAGAAGAGGAGCTCGACGATCCGAAGAAGGAGGACCCGGACGACGTGAAGCCCAGCCCGTCGAGCGGCTCGAGCAGCGGCGGCGTCGTCGAGCCCCTCGCGTGCGGCAAGCCCGTCACGACGTGCGAGACGACCGAGCAGCCGGGCGACTTCGAGACGAAGCTGACGTGCAGCGGCTGCGGCTGCTCCTGCGGCACGCT
This window of the Labilithrix sp. genome carries:
- a CDS encoding 4Fe-4S binding protein; the protein is MTVHQPLEFFVDPSRCIGCQSCVQACSECDTHRGESMIHLEFIDRGHSVQTVPMVCMHCEQPTCAEVCPADAIKRTADGVVQSARKPRCIACGNCVMACPFGVPELYIDRAIMMKCDMCYDRTSVGKRPMCATVCPSQALFFGTREQIEAIRPQSMPTNRFRFGEQVITTRVSVMVPRAPAPAPLLDVTAAMDERPANRTVRLNVIGAIDPLPDPFAEVEV
- a CDS encoding Rieske 2Fe-2S domain-containing protein; amino-acid sequence: MANDGTRDDAEAQPEWRKDFPIDVPADQYVARRDFAKFLVLTSAAFVAGQGWIAAQDLVRKNRATAARARIGLLSETPIGTASVFRYPTPHDPCLLIRPEKDVLLAYSQACTHLSCAVVPKIEEGVLYCPCHAGYFDLKTGRNIAGPPPRPLPRIVLAIEGDEIFAVGVDERTV
- a CDS encoding tellurite resistance/C4-dicarboxylate transporter family protein, encoding MTADEKLAEMPPAYFAVAMATGIVSIAAQLLGLRTIAIALYALNVAFYAALWLLLLLRVLRHRARVRADLLHHGRCMGFFTTVAATCVIGSQSLVVAGLAGVALVAWGVAIALWVLVTYTIITVLTVKEDKPALAEGINGAWLLPAVASHAVAVLGAQLAPRLSPYAPHALFFALVTWLGGSMLYVWIISLIFYRYTFFTLRPNDLAPPYWINMGAAAIATLAGATLIGAAEHSPVLGQILPFVRGFTLFWWATATWWIPMLVILGVWRHVYKKFPLRYDPLYWGAVFPLGMYTACTVRLSQAVDAPFLLAIARPFVVVALAAWALTLVGMLRAIRART
- a CDS encoding sigma 54-interacting transcriptional regulator, which codes for MPRSYDDPETQIATEAHRVASAPVERLRATVSEGPDAGQSFDLDPNAPSRILVGTSPVCAIRLGDPTVSRRHAAFEPTQKGGFRLDDLGSTNGTAIDGVRIASAFVRGGETIRFGSTAIALETMRVRGEPADLGNQMRYGRTFGASTAMRRLYPLCERIAKARVPCLIEGETGTGKEVLAESLHEMGGSRGPFVVFDCTTVSSQLIESELFGHVRGAFTGAERDRAGVFEEADGGTLLIDEIGDLDLPLQAKLLRLIDRGELRRVGGRQTIKVDVRVLSATRRDLDKEVAAGRFRDDLFHRLAVARVELPPLRDRHGDVPLLVKQFVKEMSGDPSLVAEILSRFADYTWPGNVRELRNLVARYVALGADIEMPVRAPPAASRSVAAVQGGGGDWLDSLVAEDIPFPIARRMSLEEFERRYVAAVLARHNGNVGQAAKASGLALRYFRLVRARQK
- a CDS encoding MarC family protein, translating into MGAYTKSFLLLFMLLNPFLMSVYLLDLIHDLRVATFVRVLARGAVIAGSAFCFFAWTGDAIFSDYLQVRFASFQVFGGIVFLIIGVRFVFEGVQTIRKLRGPVEHVAGSIALPFMIGPGTVSASVVIGARLPLAGAIAVIVIVMLSTVLLLFLLKLVHDRVKVTNARLTERYLEVVGRISALLIGTFSVEMILDGVTTWLKVARIIGRA